A region of Jonquetella anthropi DSM 22815 DNA encodes the following proteins:
- the tyrS gene encoding tyrosine--tRNA ligase: MNDALKTLRERGYVDWCSDEEGLNALFEKGQVTAYVGFDPTADSLHVGHLIPLMGLAWLQKLGHRPILLAGGGTGMIGDPSMKSKERNLLSDEQVRRNVEGIKVQLSRLVDFDCGSASALLVNNYDWLGKLNLIDFLRDVGKFFSVNYMIRKEHVRSRIEDPNKTLSYTEFTYTLLQAYDFWHLFKTFGCRLQMGGNDQQGNLVSGIELIRKWDGETAYAATNPLLLNSSGTKFGKTEGGAVWLSPEKTSPYKFYQFWMNSEDDAVEKLLKLFTFLPLEEIDQIVAEHQATPGRRAAQRRLALEITSIIHGEEAAKAAQRASEILFGGQVAHDELTGPMLSIIASETEGGSIASLPCQLAEALVASGACASKGEVKRLTSGGGLYLNGDRVETSDRELTESDLLDGEHALVRLGKKKYFTLRRPERS, encoded by the coding sequence ATGAACGACGCACTCAAAACACTGCGGGAACGCGGCTATGTGGACTGGTGCAGCGACGAAGAGGGCTTGAACGCCCTTTTTGAAAAGGGACAGGTAACCGCGTACGTAGGATTTGACCCAACGGCTGACAGCCTCCACGTCGGGCATCTGATCCCGCTGATGGGACTTGCGTGGCTTCAGAAACTGGGGCACCGGCCAATTCTTCTGGCCGGCGGCGGCACAGGGATGATCGGCGACCCGTCGATGAAAAGCAAAGAACGGAACCTGCTGAGCGACGAGCAGGTTCGGCGCAACGTCGAGGGCATAAAAGTCCAGCTGTCCCGGTTGGTTGACTTTGACTGCGGCAGCGCGTCCGCCCTGCTGGTCAACAACTATGACTGGCTGGGGAAACTCAACCTGATCGACTTCTTGCGGGACGTGGGCAAGTTCTTCTCGGTCAACTACATGATCCGAAAGGAACACGTCAGGAGCCGGATTGAAGATCCAAACAAGACCCTGTCCTACACCGAGTTCACCTACACCCTGCTTCAGGCCTATGACTTCTGGCACCTGTTCAAGACCTTCGGCTGCAGGCTTCAGATGGGAGGCAACGACCAACAGGGCAATCTGGTCAGCGGCATTGAGCTGATCCGCAAGTGGGACGGCGAAACGGCCTACGCGGCGACGAACCCGCTGCTTCTCAACTCTTCCGGCACCAAGTTCGGCAAAACGGAAGGGGGCGCGGTGTGGCTCTCGCCGGAAAAGACGAGCCCGTACAAGTTCTACCAGTTCTGGATGAACTCCGAGGACGACGCGGTCGAGAAACTGCTGAAGCTTTTCACGTTCCTCCCGTTGGAGGAGATCGACCAGATTGTCGCCGAGCACCAAGCGACCCCGGGACGGCGGGCGGCCCAGCGGCGGCTGGCTCTGGAAATTACCTCGATTATTCACGGCGAAGAAGCCGCAAAAGCGGCGCAGCGGGCCAGCGAGATCCTGTTCGGCGGGCAAGTCGCTCACGACGAGCTGACCGGGCCGATGCTTTCGATCATCGCGTCGGAGACAGAAGGCGGTTCGATCGCGTCCCTGCCGTGCCAGCTGGCCGAGGCGTTGGTGGCTAGCGGCGCCTGCGCCAGTAAAGGTGAGGTCAAGCGACTGACGTCCGGCGGCGGACTTTACCTGAACGGCGATCGGGTCGAGACCAGCGATCGGGAGCTGACCGAGAGCGACCTGCTGGACGGCGAACACGCCTTAGTCCGGCTGGGCAAGAAAAAATACTTCACCCTGAGACGGCCTGAGCGGAGTTAA
- the gyrB gene encoding DNA topoisomerase (ATP-hydrolyzing) subunit B, translated as MTEVQTPQADSSYGESGIVVLEGLEAVRRRPGMYIGDTTVRGLHHCVYEIVDNSVDEALAGHCGHITVTIGTDESVSVTDDGRGIPVEIHHQTGKSTVETVLTVLHAGGKFDNRSYKVSGGLHGVGVSVVNALSEWLEVTVWRDGYEYFQRYERGIPVAPLAKTLPSTRRGTRVRFLADSQIFDEVQYSAETLVSRFREMAFLIPGLTITVEDQREGKTWTFCEEGGIAEFVRYLNRDRVVLFPEPLVVSGERDGVSVEMAFQYTDDYNERLFSFANLIHTVEGGTHVAGLRSALTRAVNEGARRAGALREKDENLSGEDLREGLTCVVSVKLSNPQFEGQTKTKLGNGTVKGSVDSVIYDGLLGHFDEDSSALKPIVDKAVKARQAREAAKKARELVRKSAMSGLSLPGKLADCSSKKAEECEVYIVEGDSAGGSAKQGRDRSFQAILPLRGKILNVEKARLDKILSSKEIRVIIQALGCGIGDEFDLSKLRYHKIIIMTDADVDGAHISTLLLTFFFRHMKELVEEGHVYLAVPPLYRVQSGKKVDYLYSDRQLRTLMDSYEVEGKSPAVQRYKGLGEMNPEQLWETTMDPATRLLKRIQVDDAIAADEYFSILMGDKVEPRRDFIQTHAHEVRNLDV; from the coding sequence ATGACAGAAGTTCAAACGCCGCAGGCCGACAGTTCCTACGGGGAAAGCGGAATCGTAGTCCTCGAAGGGTTGGAGGCCGTCCGGCGTCGGCCCGGCATGTACATTGGCGACACGACGGTCAGGGGGCTTCACCACTGCGTTTACGAGATAGTGGACAACAGCGTGGACGAAGCGCTGGCCGGGCACTGCGGGCACATAACGGTCACGATCGGCACGGACGAGAGCGTCTCCGTCACGGACGACGGCCGCGGTATTCCGGTGGAAATTCACCATCAGACCGGCAAATCGACGGTTGAGACAGTCCTGACGGTCCTCCACGCCGGCGGCAAGTTCGACAACCGAAGCTATAAAGTCTCCGGCGGCCTTCACGGCGTCGGCGTCTCGGTGGTCAACGCCCTGTCCGAGTGGCTCGAAGTGACGGTTTGGCGCGACGGGTACGAGTACTTCCAGCGGTACGAGCGGGGAATCCCCGTGGCGCCGCTGGCGAAGACGCTCCCCTCGACGCGCCGGGGAACGAGAGTTCGTTTCCTTGCGGACAGCCAGATTTTTGACGAAGTGCAGTACAGTGCCGAAACGCTGGTGAGCCGTTTCCGTGAGATGGCGTTCCTCATTCCCGGCCTGACGATCACAGTGGAGGACCAGCGGGAAGGCAAAACGTGGACGTTCTGCGAGGAAGGCGGCATTGCCGAGTTCGTGAGGTATCTGAACAGGGACCGGGTGGTTTTATTCCCTGAACCGCTTGTCGTCTCCGGCGAACGGGACGGCGTATCGGTTGAAATGGCCTTCCAGTACACCGACGACTACAACGAGCGGCTGTTCTCATTTGCCAACCTGATTCACACCGTCGAGGGCGGCACCCACGTGGCGGGACTGCGAAGCGCCCTCACCAGGGCGGTCAACGAGGGGGCCCGGAGGGCCGGCGCCCTGCGCGAGAAGGACGAAAACCTCTCCGGCGAGGACCTGCGCGAAGGACTGACCTGCGTCGTGTCGGTCAAGCTGTCCAACCCGCAGTTTGAGGGACAGACGAAGACAAAACTGGGCAACGGCACAGTCAAAGGGTCGGTGGACTCGGTCATCTACGACGGCCTTTTAGGGCACTTTGACGAGGACTCATCGGCGCTGAAGCCGATCGTCGACAAGGCCGTCAAGGCCCGACAGGCCAGAGAGGCCGCGAAAAAAGCCCGCGAACTGGTGCGCAAGTCGGCCATGAGCGGACTGTCCCTGCCCGGAAAATTGGCGGACTGTTCCAGCAAGAAAGCAGAGGAGTGCGAGGTCTACATCGTCGAGGGGGACTCGGCCGGCGGCAGCGCCAAGCAGGGCCGAGACAGAAGCTTCCAAGCGATTCTCCCGCTGCGGGGGAAAATTTTGAACGTCGAGAAGGCTCGGCTGGACAAGATCCTGAGCTCCAAGGAAATTCGAGTCATCATTCAGGCGCTCGGCTGCGGCATCGGCGATGAGTTTGACCTGTCGAAGCTGCGGTACCACAAGATTATCATCATGACCGATGCTGACGTGGACGGGGCTCACATCAGCACGCTGCTTCTCACATTCTTCTTCAGGCACATGAAAGAGCTGGTCGAGGAAGGACACGTGTACTTGGCCGTTCCGCCGCTGTACCGGGTTCAGTCCGGCAAAAAGGTAGACTACCTGTACAGCGACCGGCAACTGAGAACCCTCATGGACTCGTACGAAGTCGAGGGCAAGAGCCCGGCCGTCCAGCGCTATAAGGGCTTGGGCGAGATGAACCCCGAACAGCTTTGGGAGACCACCATGGACCCGGCAACCCGGCTGCTCAAGCGAATCCAGGTGGATGACGCCATCGCGGCCGACGAGTATTTCTCCATCCTGATGGGCGACAAGGTCGAGCCCCGGCGGGACTTCATTCAGACTCACGCCCACGAGGTTCGCAATCTGGACGTTTAG
- a CDS encoding DUF2157 domain-containing protein, whose protein sequence is MFRSLADGLEGALHEGTITPDQAKRILELSEKRPGWAKEAALLIGLVLTGVGVMFFLSSLYRLLSVWSVVGVYIGFSIASLAGVYVTNRRGLRAVCLACCVAAVIFTPLALHGLWNLAAHGFIVHQMSDLGTVLSLDDSTADLGVRLWLFGMGLAVSAALSVHTKEPLMAEVTTVALWQTALTVCRLAHWNVKLSALSAMIGAAAAAAALVARKRSSGVKVCRIWDEFFASGAALFGGSVNFWLSGPYAQGVFPWKAASALLFNAAFAMAAGKFGQRGLVLLGAIGLAFHLCCLADFYLPSPYGSLAIILIGAGVLILSIRTSKGR, encoded by the coding sequence ATGTTTCGCTCGCTGGCTGACGGCCTTGAAGGAGCTTTACACGAGGGGACGATTACCCCCGATCAGGCAAAGCGCATTCTGGAACTCTCAGAGAAGCGGCCGGGCTGGGCCAAAGAAGCCGCTCTGCTCATCGGGCTTGTTTTGACCGGCGTTGGAGTGATGTTTTTCCTTTCAAGCCTGTACCGGCTTCTGAGCGTTTGGTCAGTTGTGGGTGTCTACATCGGGTTCAGCATCGCGTCTCTGGCAGGGGTTTACGTGACGAACAGGCGCGGCCTTCGGGCTGTCTGTTTGGCGTGCTGCGTCGCCGCCGTCATTTTTACGCCGCTGGCCCTTCACGGCCTGTGGAACTTAGCCGCCCACGGGTTTATCGTTCACCAGATGTCCGACTTAGGAACGGTCCTGTCGCTCGACGATTCGACGGCGGACTTGGGCGTCAGGCTCTGGCTGTTCGGCATGGGGCTGGCGGTCTCCGCGGCGCTAAGCGTTCACACGAAAGAACCTCTGATGGCGGAGGTGACGACCGTCGCCCTGTGGCAGACGGCCTTGACGGTCTGCCGATTGGCCCACTGGAACGTCAAGCTGTCAGCACTTTCAGCCATGATAGGCGCAGCGGCTGCCGCTGCCGCGCTCGTCGCCCGGAAACGGTCGTCAGGCGTGAAGGTCTGCCGAATCTGGGACGAGTTTTTCGCTTCCGGCGCAGCGCTTTTCGGCGGCAGCGTCAACTTTTGGCTTTCTGGGCCGTACGCGCAAGGCGTCTTCCCTTGGAAGGCCGCCTCAGCGCTCCTTTTTAACGCCGCCTTTGCGATGGCCGCCGGAAAATTCGGCCAGCGGGGGCTCGTTCTCCTCGGCGCCATTGGATTGGCCTTCCACCTGTGCTGTCTGGCAGACTTCTACCTGCCGTCACCTTACGGTTCGCTGGCGATTATCCTGATCGGAGCCGGCGTTTTGATTCTTTCCATCAGGACATCGAAAGGCCGCTGA
- a CDS encoding lysophospholipid acyltransferase family protein has protein sequence MTLATGALKLFRRWVGDGSHGARQAAFLKGLCRLVPVRRKETLKAITLSFPEKTPEECRRILDGVYDHFCWMIVEWVACMNRPGLVNEIFECSPDDLAKIKSYAGGGKGVVVLCAHFGNWELGGAWMAAQNLPLLCVAREADDGAFSDLITAWRDELGVKTLMKSRSRSFLRLAVQTPRQGVSLALLADQDGGRNGQEVTFLGRPCTAVRGPALISLLAGVPVLPLYALRLGPFRYKVVLEEPLAVDEKLSKEEKIAAITEAANRSVEQLVRRYPEQWFWFHRRWKSGLSRESV, from the coding sequence GTGACTCTTGCCACAGGAGCGTTAAAGCTTTTTCGACGGTGGGTCGGCGACGGGAGCCACGGCGCCCGGCAGGCGGCTTTTCTCAAAGGGCTGTGCCGTCTTGTGCCGGTGCGCCGGAAGGAAACGCTGAAGGCGATCACCCTGTCGTTTCCCGAAAAAACGCCGGAAGAGTGCCGCCGGATTTTAGACGGCGTGTACGACCATTTCTGCTGGATGATCGTCGAGTGGGTGGCCTGCATGAATCGTCCCGGCTTGGTGAACGAGATTTTTGAGTGCTCGCCTGACGACTTGGCAAAAATAAAAAGCTACGCCGGCGGCGGCAAAGGGGTTGTGGTCCTCTGCGCCCATTTCGGCAACTGGGAGTTGGGCGGCGCGTGGATGGCAGCCCAAAACCTCCCGTTGCTCTGCGTCGCCAGAGAGGCGGACGACGGCGCGTTTTCCGACCTGATTACGGCTTGGCGCGATGAATTAGGCGTGAAAACGCTGATGAAAAGCAGATCGCGGTCGTTCCTCCGGCTGGCCGTTCAGACGCCCCGTCAGGGCGTCTCGCTGGCGCTTCTGGCTGACCAGGACGGCGGGCGCAACGGACAGGAAGTTACCTTCTTAGGGCGGCCGTGTACGGCTGTTCGCGGCCCAGCTCTTATCAGCCTGCTGGCCGGCGTGCCGGTGCTTCCGCTCTACGCCCTGCGGTTGGGGCCGTTTCGCTACAAAGTGGTCCTCGAAGAGCCGCTGGCCGTCGACGAAAAGCTTTCCAAGGAAGAGAAAATTGCCGCGATCACCGAGGCGGCAAATCGTTCGGTTGAACAGTTGGTGCGCCGTTATCCCGAACAGTGGTTCTGGTTTCACCGCCGGTGGAAGTCGGGGCTCAGCCGTGAGAGCGTTTGA